In a single window of the Rhodoferax saidenbachensis genome:
- the nth gene encoding endonuclease III — translation MTPADIETFFATLQAANPHPQTELAFASVFELLAAVLLSAQATDVGVNKATRRLFVVANTPQKILALGVEGLEQHIKTIGLYRSKAKHLMLTCQMLVDLHGGQVPRTREALEALPGVGRKTANVVLNVAFGEPTMAVDTHLFRLGNRTGLAPGKTPLAVEMGLLKRIPKAYMVDAHHWLILHGRYVCQARKPLCWQCGVEKVCGFKLKTPAPK, via the coding sequence ATGACGCCTGCCGACATCGAGACCTTCTTCGCCACGCTCCAGGCCGCCAACCCGCACCCGCAAACCGAGCTGGCATTTGCCTCGGTGTTCGAGTTGCTGGCTGCCGTCCTGCTGTCGGCCCAGGCCACCGATGTCGGCGTCAACAAGGCCACGCGCCGCCTGTTTGTGGTGGCCAACACCCCACAGAAGATCCTGGCCCTGGGAGTGGAAGGGCTGGAACAGCACATCAAGACCATCGGCCTGTACCGCAGCAAGGCCAAGCACCTGATGTTGACCTGCCAGATGCTGGTGGACCTGCATGGCGGCCAGGTGCCGCGCACCCGCGAAGCGCTGGAGGCCTTGCCCGGCGTGGGTCGCAAGACGGCCAATGTGGTGCTCAACGTGGCGTTTGGCGAGCCCACCATGGCGGTGGACACGCATTTGTTCCGCCTGGGCAACCGCACCGGGCTGGCGCCGGGCAAGACGCCGCTGGCCGTGGAAATGGGTTTGCTCAAGCGGATACCCAAGGCCTACATGGTCGATGCGCACCACTGGCTGATCCTGCACGGGCGTTACGTGTGCCAGGCGCGCAAACCTTTGTGCTGGCAGTGCGGTGTGGAAAAGGTTTGTGGCTTTAAACTCAAGACTCCCGCACCGAAATAA
- a CDS encoding HDOD domain-containing protein, which produces MANLDSFFESVKLPSMSEVAHALIQTLSDDDVSVGQVRDLIAQDPALSAKLLRLANSAQFGLPRGVGTLDDAITMVGMAKVRTLALGACLSESFPSLPDLDRKEFWRTSMACAGYAQWLATRLSIDGQLAWLTGMMLRLGELLIAQADPVTLHEIEKLPHLPGVRWQREQRLLGFTEGQITAELARRWNFPMQMVQALQRSADPITDQAFSRLGGVVHLAGLLAETDHAGIAAVDELPKEVIAALMLDMDWMRSKLPDTSSFMDVTA; this is translated from the coding sequence ATGGCCAATCTTGATTCGTTTTTTGAGTCCGTCAAACTGCCTTCCATGTCTGAGGTCGCGCATGCGCTGATCCAGACGCTCAGTGACGATGACGTCTCCGTCGGCCAGGTGCGTGACCTGATTGCCCAGGACCCGGCCCTCTCGGCCAAGCTGCTGCGCCTGGCCAATAGCGCCCAGTTCGGCCTGCCCCGCGGGGTGGGCACGCTGGACGATGCCATCACCATGGTCGGCATGGCCAAGGTGCGCACGCTGGCGCTTGGCGCCTGCCTCAGCGAATCGTTTCCGTCCCTGCCCGACCTGGACCGCAAGGAATTCTGGCGCACCAGCATGGCCTGCGCAGGCTACGCCCAGTGGCTGGCCACGCGTCTGAGCATCGATGGCCAACTGGCATGGCTCACCGGCATGATGCTGCGTCTAGGCGAACTGCTGATCGCCCAAGCCGACCCGGTCACCCTGCACGAAATTGAAAAACTGCCCCACCTGCCCGGTGTGCGCTGGCAGCGCGAGCAGCGCCTGCTGGGGTTTACCGAAGGCCAAATCACCGCCGAACTGGCACGCCGCTGGAATTTCCCCATGCAGATGGTGCAGGCCCTGCAACGCTCGGCCGATCCCATCACCGACCAGGCGTTTTCCCGCTTGGGCGGCGTGGTCCATCTGGCAGGCCTGCTGGCCGAGACCGACCACGCCGGCATCGCCGCCGTCGATGAGCTGCCCAAGGAGGTGATCGCCGCCCTGATGCTGGACATGGACTGGATGCGCAGCAAACTGCCAGACACCAGCAGCTTCATGGACGTAACGGCCTGA
- a CDS encoding PLP-dependent aminotransferase family protein: MQFADRLNAIETSAIRELFKLLGKPGIISFAGGFPDPALFDVEGIRESTAAVLASNPGPVLQYGATEGYQPLREQLSVFMKNKGATVAPDGLIVTTGSQQALDLIGKTLISPGDKVIVEAPTFLATIQCFRLYGAHLIGAPIDADGVNVDKLEQLIEEHKPKLVYLIPTFGNPSGATLSLARRKRILEIAVRTGTVIVEDDPYGELYFGDAPPASLLALSDSVPGSRDWLVHCGSLSKILSPGLRVGWMIAPTELLARATMCKQFSDAHTSNLTQAAAAHYLTLNRLDGALAVVRKTYAERARVMGESLRSALGDAITFNAPQGGMFFWARLTGAQGKETNATVFAQRAIEKLVAFVPGAPFYAHDADASTLRLSFATADVAKIEEGVARLGQAL, from the coding sequence ATGCAATTTGCCGATCGCCTCAACGCCATTGAAACCTCCGCCATCCGCGAACTCTTCAAGCTGCTGGGCAAGCCCGGCATCATCAGCTTTGCCGGCGGCTTTCCCGACCCGGCGCTGTTTGATGTGGAAGGCATCCGCGAATCCACCGCCGCCGTGCTGGCCAGCAACCCTGGCCCGGTGCTGCAGTACGGTGCTACTGAGGGCTACCAGCCACTGCGAGAGCAACTTAGCGTGTTCATGAAAAACAAGGGTGCCACTGTGGCGCCAGACGGCCTGATCGTCACCACCGGCAGCCAGCAGGCGCTGGATCTGATTGGCAAGACGCTGATCTCCCCCGGTGACAAAGTGATTGTGGAGGCTCCCACCTTCCTGGCCACCATCCAGTGCTTCCGCCTGTATGGCGCCCACCTGATTGGTGCACCGATTGATGCGGACGGTGTCAATGTGGACAAGCTGGAACAGCTGATCGAAGAGCACAAACCCAAGCTGGTGTACCTGATTCCCACCTTCGGCAACCCCAGCGGCGCGACCCTGAGCCTGGCGCGGCGCAAACGTATTCTGGAAATCGCAGTGCGTACCGGTACCGTGATCGTGGAAGACGACCCGTATGGCGAGTTGTACTTTGGCGATGCGCCACCCGCCAGCCTGCTGGCCCTGAGCGACAGCGTGCCCGGCAGCCGCGACTGGCTGGTGCATTGCGGGTCTTTAAGCAAGATTCTGAGTCCCGGCCTGCGTGTGGGCTGGATGATTGCGCCGACCGAGCTGCTGGCCCGTGCCACCATGTGCAAGCAGTTCAGCGACGCCCACACCAGCAATCTGACGCAAGCCGCTGCGGCCCACTACCTCACACTGAACCGTCTGGACGGCGCGCTGGCCGTGGTGCGCAAGACCTACGCCGAGCGTGCGCGTGTCATGGGCGAATCGCTGCGCAGTGCGCTGGGCGATGCCATCACCTTCAACGCGCCGCAAGGTGGCATGTTCTTCTGGGCACGGCTCACGGGCGCGCAGGGCAAGGAAACCAACGCCACGGTGTTCGCCCAGCGCGCCATCGAGAAGCTGGTCGCCTTTGTGCCCGGTGCGCCGTTTTACGCCCACGACGCGGATGCGTCCACGCTGCGCCTGAGTTTTGCCACGGCCGATGTGGCGAAGATTGAAGAAGGCGTGGCCCGCCTGGGGCAGGCTTTGTGA
- a CDS encoding YoaK family protein — MKLGWTDIQRSDQANRGLGTTLAFVAGAINAGGFLAVGTYTSHMTGVVSSVADNMVLGHWIAVLVGVVSLMAFVGGAMTTAWMVNWSLRRNLHSAFGRPLLLEAALLLVFGVFGSAINVFGAAFVSLTVLVLCFIMGLQNAVITKISHAEIRTTHVTGLVTDLGIELGKLVYINGRDNTGVRVEANRRKLGIHLQLIAGFFAGALCGALGFKWVGYSTTLPLALVLVLLAWRPVAYDFVHWWRGAP; from the coding sequence GTGAAACTTGGCTGGACCGACATTCAGCGGTCTGACCAAGCCAACCGCGGCCTGGGGACTACCCTGGCCTTCGTGGCGGGTGCCATCAACGCGGGCGGCTTTCTGGCGGTGGGCACCTATACCTCCCACATGACCGGGGTGGTGTCGTCGGTGGCCGATAACATGGTGTTGGGCCATTGGATAGCGGTGCTGGTGGGTGTGGTGTCTCTGATGGCCTTTGTGGGGGGGGCGATGACCACGGCATGGATGGTGAACTGGAGTCTGCGCCGCAACCTGCACAGTGCATTTGGCCGCCCGCTGCTGCTGGAGGCGGCGCTGTTGCTGGTTTTTGGCGTTTTTGGCTCGGCCATCAATGTGTTCGGCGCTGCCTTCGTGTCCTTGACCGTGCTGGTGCTATGTTTCATCATGGGTCTGCAAAACGCCGTGATCACCAAAATATCCCACGCTGAAATCCGCACCACCCATGTCACTGGCCTGGTCACAGATCTCGGGATTGAACTGGGCAAGCTGGTCTATATCAATGGCCGGGACAACACCGGCGTGCGCGTGGAGGCCAACCGGCGCAAGCTGGGTATCCACCTGCAACTGATTGCGGGTTTTTTTGCCGGTGCCCTGTGTGGTGCGCTGGGCTTCAAATGGGTGGGCTACAGCACGACATTGCCTTTGGCTCTGGTACTGGTCTTGCTAGCTTGGCGCCCGGTGGCCTACGACTTTGTGCACTGGTGGCGGGGCGCGCCATAA
- a CDS encoding DsbA family oxidoreductase, giving the protein MTKPLKIDFVSDVSCPWCAIGLQSLQTALGRLEGQVQADIHFQPFELNPNMGPAGQDITEHLSEKYGSTPEQAQAARENIRARGAALGFEFAMDKRGRIYNTFDAHRLLHWAGEVDPTGAKQMALKKAMLKAYFTDGKDPSKHLTLVSLAFEVGLDSVAAQAVLTTGRYADEVREQEQFYQSQGIHSVPAIIINDQHLISGGQPPEVFEQALRQIAAE; this is encoded by the coding sequence ATGACCAAGCCTCTCAAAATCGATTTTGTTTCCGATGTGTCCTGCCCCTGGTGCGCCATTGGGCTGCAGTCCTTGCAAACCGCGCTGGGCCGCCTGGAAGGGCAGGTGCAGGCGGACATCCATTTCCAGCCGTTTGAGCTCAACCCCAACATGGGCCCCGCTGGCCAGGACATCACCGAACACCTGAGCGAAAAATACGGCTCCACACCCGAGCAGGCCCAGGCGGCGCGCGAGAACATCCGCGCACGCGGTGCAGCGCTGGGTTTTGAGTTCGCCATGGACAAACGTGGCCGCATCTACAACACCTTTGACGCGCACCGTCTGCTGCACTGGGCGGGCGAGGTGGACCCCACGGGCGCCAAGCAGATGGCTCTGAAGAAGGCCATGCTCAAGGCCTATTTCACAGATGGCAAAGACCCGTCCAAACACCTGACGTTGGTCTCACTGGCGTTTGAAGTTGGCCTGGATTCTGTCGCGGCGCAAGCCGTCCTGACCACGGGGCGTTATGCCGACGAAGTGCGCGAACAGGAGCAGTTCTACCAAAGCCAAGGCATCCACTCGGTGCCGGCCATCATCATCAATGACCAGCACTTGATTTCTGGCGGCCAGCCACCCGAGGTGTTTGAGCAGGCGCTGCGCCAGATTGCCGCCGAATAG
- a CDS encoding alkaline phosphatase D family protein, giving the protein MSAMRMDRRHLLQLAGSVAGTLWLPRSAWSQPRFESDPFALGVASGSPTHDSVVLWTRLVQPDAAALGKADITVRWEMAHDAQFKQGLRTGQATASAQLAHSVHVEVPDLEPDRWYHYRFMVGQAVSATGRTRTFPAPGTAAKKLRLAYASCQHWEHGHYSAYRHMLEEQLDAVLFLGDYIYEYAGTSKAVRPVAAGTAITLDEYRARYALYKGDVHLQRMHAACPWLMTWDDHEVQNDYAGTTPGSRGPDVADFAARRAAAYQAYYEHMPLRAHVLGRALAGLAQGAELRLYGRIAYGDLATLYLLDDRQYRDPQACTKGGVYGAGTVNPASCGIWSDPRRTLLGAAQEQWLDSALGQDRARWSVLGQQTLFGQRDFKSGPAQHLSNDGWDGYAPARTRLTNSLQRHAVANPVFLGGDIHANWVGQVKADYARPDSAAVGVEFCGTSITSRGGSNEHLPELLVENPHFVFADRERRGYGVVEFTPQQLTTTLRTVTDVTRPDAGIETLAQFTVVQGRTVLEKH; this is encoded by the coding sequence ATGAGCGCCATGCGCATGGACCGCCGCCACCTCTTGCAACTGGCGGGCAGTGTGGCCGGCACGCTGTGGCTGCCGCGCAGCGCCTGGAGTCAGCCGCGTTTTGAGTCCGACCCGTTTGCGCTGGGTGTAGCCAGCGGTTCGCCCACCCATGATTCGGTGGTGTTGTGGACACGTCTGGTGCAGCCGGATGCGGCGGCTCTGGGCAAAGCCGACATCACCGTGCGCTGGGAGATGGCGCATGACGCACAGTTCAAACAGGGCTTGCGCACAGGCCAGGCCACTGCGTCTGCGCAACTCGCCCATTCAGTCCACGTGGAGGTTCCCGACCTGGAGCCGGACCGCTGGTACCACTACCGTTTCATGGTGGGCCAGGCGGTAAGTGCGACCGGGCGCACGCGCACGTTCCCCGCGCCCGGCACCGCTGCCAAAAAGTTGCGCCTGGCCTATGCCTCCTGCCAGCACTGGGAACACGGCCACTACAGCGCCTACCGGCACATGCTGGAGGAGCAGCTCGATGCGGTGCTGTTCCTGGGCGACTACATCTATGAATACGCGGGCACCAGCAAGGCTGTGCGTCCCGTTGCGGCAGGGACGGCCATCACGCTGGACGAATACCGCGCACGCTATGCACTCTACAAGGGCGATGTGCACCTACAGCGCATGCACGCTGCCTGCCCCTGGCTCATGACCTGGGACGACCACGAGGTGCAAAACGACTACGCGGGCACTACTCCCGGCAGCCGTGGCCCGGACGTGGCCGACTTTGCCGCGCGCCGCGCTGCCGCCTACCAGGCCTATTACGAACACATGCCCCTGCGTGCCCATGTGTTGGGCCGCGCATTGGCCGGGCTGGCGCAAGGCGCCGAATTGCGGCTTTATGGGCGCATTGCCTATGGCGATCTGGCCACCCTGTACCTGCTGGACGACCGGCAGTACCGCGACCCCCAGGCCTGCACCAAAGGCGGCGTGTACGGCGCTGGCACCGTCAACCCGGCCAGTTGTGGCATCTGGAGCGACCCGCGCCGCACGCTACTGGGCGCTGCACAGGAGCAGTGGCTGGATAGTGCACTGGGCCAGGACCGGGCGCGCTGGAGTGTGCTGGGCCAGCAAACGCTGTTTGGCCAACGCGACTTCAAGAGCGGGCCCGCGCAGCATTTGTCCAACGATGGCTGGGACGGCTACGCCCCGGCCCGCACCCGCCTGACGAACAGCCTGCAGCGCCATGCCGTGGCCAACCCGGTGTTCCTGGGCGGCGACATCCACGCCAACTGGGTCGGGCAGGTGAAAGCCGACTACGCGCGCCCTGACAGCGCGGCTGTGGGCGTGGAGTTTTGCGGCACCAGCATCACCTCGCGTGGTGGCAGCAACGAACATTTGCCCGAACTGCTGGTAGAAAATCCGCACTTTGTTTTTGCCGACCGCGAGCGCCGCGGCTATGGTGTGGTGGAGTTCACCCCCCAACAGCTCACCACCACGCTACGCACCGTGACTGACGTGACCCGGCCCGATGCCGGCATTGAAACACTGGCCCAGTTCACTGTGGTGCAGGGGCGTACCGTGCTGGAAAAACATTGA
- a CDS encoding PH domain-containing protein — MSSYVDGALTNNEKVVYLGHTSLWPLGWWIFFGIVLIPIVVGLIILLSVYIKYKTTELAITNKRVISKVGLVSRRTIEMNLQKIESIQVDQSVMGRIFNYGSLVISGAGTPQTPIPGISNPMEFRKAFIDAQERSMSASNQA; from the coding sequence ATGAGCAGTTATGTCGATGGCGCTTTGACCAACAATGAGAAAGTTGTGTACCTGGGGCACACCAGCCTGTGGCCCCTGGGCTGGTGGATCTTCTTCGGCATCGTGCTGATCCCCATCGTCGTGGGTCTCATCATCCTGCTGTCGGTTTACATCAAATACAAGACCACCGAGCTCGCGATCACGAACAAACGCGTCATCTCCAAGGTAGGCCTGGTCAGCCGGCGCACCATAGAGATGAACCTGCAAAAGATCGAATCCATCCAGGTGGACCAGAGTGTGATGGGGCGCATCTTCAACTACGGCTCCCTTGTCATCTCTGGCGCAGGCACGCCCCAAACACCGATCCCGGGCATCTCCAACCCCATGGAATTTCGCAAAGCCTTTATCGACGCGCAGGAACGCAGTATGTCGGCCAGCAATCAGGCCTGA
- a CDS encoding DsbA family protein → MSTPTHTTVTYLFDPLCGWCYGASPTVQQLGQHTSIQLELAPTGLFAGSGGRTLDAAFADYAWSNDVRIEKLTGQRFSEAYRTQVLGKPGSRFDSATTTLALTAVALTTPERELEALKVLQEGRYVHALDTSAVPVVEKLLRDMGLAAAADRLVAGDAELLAANAERIRKAQGLMQRFDAQGVPTLIVTDDNGSRLLRGNALYGSFDSLLSHIAAA, encoded by the coding sequence ATGAGCACCCCGACACACACCACCGTGACCTACCTGTTCGACCCACTGTGCGGCTGGTGCTACGGTGCCTCCCCCACAGTTCAGCAACTGGGACAACACACCAGCATCCAACTGGAGTTGGCGCCAACGGGCCTGTTTGCAGGTAGCGGTGGGCGCACCCTAGACGCCGCGTTTGCGGACTATGCGTGGTCGAACGACGTGCGCATCGAAAAGCTGACCGGCCAGCGCTTCTCTGAGGCCTACCGCACGCAGGTGCTGGGCAAACCCGGTAGCCGCTTTGATTCGGCCACCACCACATTGGCACTCACGGCCGTGGCGTTGACTACACCGGAGCGTGAACTGGAGGCCTTGAAGGTCTTGCAGGAAGGCCGTTATGTCCACGCGCTGGATACCAGCGCCGTGCCCGTGGTGGAAAAGCTGTTGCGCGACATGGGCCTGGCTGCTGCCGCGGACCGCCTGGTGGCGGGTGACGCAGAACTCCTGGCCGCCAACGCCGAACGTATCCGCAAGGCACAAGGGCTGATGCAGCGCTTTGATGCGCAAGGTGTGCCAACGCTGATCGTGACCGATGACAATGGCAGCCGGCTGCTGCGTGGCAATGCGTTGTATGGCAGCTTTGACAGTTTGCTTAGCCACATTGCAGCGGCCTGA
- a CDS encoding MBL fold metallo-hydrolase, with product MIRTTLLAASLAIAFTSAQAAQPLTVKVYNADGNSFNVNSTLVVGEKEAMVIDAGFTRADALRIAANVLDSGKQLTTVYVSQADPDYYFGVETLKEFFPNADVVTTPAVLAKLSPKLAGKVAFWGPKMGANAPRKPVVPRALDGTTLTLEGQTIEIRGTQGLLAHRPYAWIPSIKTIVGNIGVFGNMHVWTADTQSAAERAAWVAQLDEMAALKPELVIPGHMKAGTKVDASTIGFTKDYLLTFEKNLAASKNSAELINAMKQSYPQVTDGALSLDIGAKVNKGEMKW from the coding sequence ATGATCCGCACCACCCTACTCGCCGCATCCCTCGCCATCGCCTTCACCAGCGCACAGGCCGCCCAGCCGCTCACCGTCAAGGTCTACAACGCCGACGGCAACAGCTTCAACGTCAACTCCACTTTGGTGGTGGGCGAGAAGGAAGCCATGGTGATTGACGCCGGCTTTACCCGCGCCGATGCGCTGCGCATTGCGGCCAATGTGCTGGACAGCGGCAAACAGCTCACCACCGTCTACGTGAGCCAGGCCGACCCGGACTACTACTTTGGCGTGGAGACGCTGAAAGAATTTTTCCCCAACGCCGATGTGGTGACAACGCCCGCGGTATTGGCGAAGCTGTCGCCCAAGCTGGCAGGCAAGGTCGCGTTCTGGGGCCCCAAGATGGGCGCCAATGCACCGCGCAAACCCGTGGTCCCACGCGCGCTGGACGGCACTACGCTGACGCTGGAAGGTCAGACGATTGAGATCCGCGGAACCCAAGGGCTGCTGGCACACCGGCCCTATGCGTGGATTCCATCGATCAAAACCATCGTCGGCAACATCGGCGTGTTCGGCAATATGCATGTGTGGACTGCGGATACGCAGAGCGCTGCTGAGCGCGCCGCCTGGGTGGCGCAGTTGGACGAGATGGCTGCGCTGAAGCCTGAGCTGGTGATTCCCGGCCACATGAAGGCGGGCACCAAGGTCGATGCGAGCACGATTGGTTTCACCAAAGATTACCTGCTCACATTTGAGAAGAATCTGGCCGCCAGCAAAAACAGCGCCGAGCTGATCAACGCGATGAAGCAGTCTTACCCACAGGTGACCGATGGTGCGCTGTCGCTGGACATTGGCGCCAAGGTCAACAAGGGCGAGATGAAGTGGTAA
- a CDS encoding LysR family transcriptional regulator encodes MDRLTAMQVFVEVAQSGSFSATADKLDMSRAMVTRYVGELEQWLGARLLQRTTRSVTLTDAGENCLRRSQQMLALMENVEEETHSHDGALRGQLRITCSMSFAYAQMAAAVAVFLKQYPQLKIDLNASEGALNLVEARIDLAIRISAEPDPTLIGRVLAPCTSVLVASPDYLRAQGTPQLPVDLAAHRCLSYANFGKSVWKLQRGDAHAEVSVGSHFSANEATALLQAALAGGGVALQPTYLANPHLRDGRLNVVLPDWKLPDMAIYALYPSRKLLSPAVRTFLDFLVERFAKVPWN; translated from the coding sequence ATGGACCGATTGACTGCCATGCAGGTGTTTGTGGAAGTGGCCCAGAGCGGCAGTTTCAGCGCCACGGCCGACAAGCTGGACATGTCGCGCGCCATGGTGACGCGCTATGTGGGCGAGCTGGAGCAGTGGCTGGGCGCTCGTCTTTTGCAGCGCACCACGCGCAGCGTCACGCTCACCGACGCGGGTGAAAACTGCCTGCGCCGCAGCCAGCAAATGCTGGCGCTGATGGAAAACGTGGAGGAAGAAACCCACAGCCACGACGGCGCTTTGCGCGGGCAGTTGCGCATCACTTGCAGCATGTCATTTGCCTACGCGCAGATGGCTGCGGCCGTGGCCGTTTTTTTGAAGCAGTACCCGCAACTCAAGATCGACCTCAATGCCAGCGAGGGCGCGCTGAATCTGGTGGAGGCGCGCATTGATCTGGCCATCCGCATCAGCGCGGAGCCCGACCCTACGCTGATTGGGCGCGTGCTGGCACCGTGCACGTCGGTGCTGGTGGCGTCCCCGGACTACTTGCGTGCGCAGGGCACGCCCCAGCTACCCGTCGACCTGGCCGCGCACCGCTGCCTGAGCTATGCCAACTTTGGCAAAAGCGTGTGGAAGTTGCAGCGCGGGGACGCGCACGCCGAGGTGAGTGTGGGCAGCCATTTCAGCGCCAACGAAGCCACGGCTTTGCTGCAGGCCGCATTGGCGGGCGGCGGCGTGGCCCTGCAGCCCACCTACTTGGCCAATCCGCATCTGCGGGATGGCCGCCTGAACGTGGTGCTGCCAGACTGGAAGCTGCCCGATATGGCGATTTACGCGCTGTACCCCTCGCGCAAGCTTTTGTCACCTGCGGTGCGCACATTTCTGGATTTTTTGGTGGAGCGGTTTGCCAAGGTGCCCTGGAATTAA
- a CDS encoding RNA polymerase sigma-70 factor, whose translation MNDATTTFNRLRPRLQGIAYRMLGSSAEAEDVVQDAWLRWNAADTAQMDSTEAWLVSVTTRLAIDRLRSAKIQREHYVGTWLPEPLMSDSPVSPEQLLERVDDVSVAFMTLLERLAPEARAAYLLREVFDADYGEVAEALGKTEPACRQLVHRAKLQLQDQRPRYTVARETQLRLLRGFADAAARGNFHVLKDMLADDAQLIGDGGGKVPSFGVPLVGGARIAQLYLATFLRFPGVVRFEVVVLNGQWGLLRFIDGVLESAQSLETDGARIVRIHSQRNPDKLARIAATLGRDLVVTKESPETS comes from the coding sequence ATGAACGACGCCACCACCACCTTCAACCGCCTGCGCCCCCGGCTGCAGGGTATTGCCTACCGCATGTTGGGCTCTTCGGCCGAGGCGGAGGACGTGGTGCAGGATGCCTGGCTGCGCTGGAACGCGGCCGACACGGCGCAGATGGACAGCACGGAGGCTTGGCTGGTGTCCGTGACCACACGCCTGGCGATTGACCGGCTGCGCTCGGCCAAGATCCAGCGCGAGCACTATGTGGGCACCTGGTTGCCCGAGCCCCTGATGTCGGATTCGCCTGTTTCTCCCGAGCAACTGCTGGAGCGGGTGGACGATGTGTCGGTGGCATTCATGACCTTGTTGGAGCGCCTGGCACCCGAGGCGCGTGCTGCGTATTTGTTGCGCGAGGTGTTTGATGCCGACTACGGCGAGGTGGCCGAAGCCCTAGGCAAGACCGAGCCCGCCTGCCGCCAACTGGTGCACCGTGCCAAGTTGCAACTGCAGGACCAGCGCCCGCGCTACACGGTGGCGCGCGAGACCCAGCTGCGGTTGCTGCGCGGTTTTGCCGACGCGGCGGCGCGTGGCAATTTCCATGTACTGAAGGATATGCTGGCCGACGATGCGCAGTTGATTGGTGACGGCGGCGGCAAGGTGCCCAGCTTTGGTGTGCCGCTGGTGGGCGGGGCGCGCATTGCGCAGTTGTACCTGGCTACATTCCTGCGTTTCCCCGGTGTGGTGCGGTTTGAGGTGGTGGTGCTCAATGGGCAGTGGGGCTTGCTGCGCTTCATTGACGGTGTGCTGGAGTCGGCGCAGTCGTTGGAGACCGATGGCGCGCGCATCGTGCGTATCCACTCCCAGCGCAACCCGGACAAGCTGGCCCGCATTGCCGCCACGCTGGGCCGCGACTTGGTTGTCACAAAGGAATCGCCTGAAACGTCTTGA
- a CDS encoding carboxymuconolactone decarboxylase family protein, with protein sequence MNQARLPWTTISPKSYQAMASVGASIAKSSIGPVLMELVHTRVSQINGCAFCLDMHVRDLRKAGEGWQRINSLATWREVGLYSQRERAALNWAESITRLSDNHSSRDADFEELKGQFSDQEIVELTWAIAQINTWNRMAIGMQAPVVEKAID encoded by the coding sequence ATGAACCAAGCCCGTCTCCCCTGGACCACCATTTCCCCCAAGTCTTACCAAGCCATGGCCAGCGTCGGCGCCAGCATCGCCAAGTCATCCATCGGCCCCGTGCTGATGGAGCTGGTCCACACCCGTGTATCGCAGATCAATGGCTGCGCCTTTTGCCTGGACATGCATGTGCGCGACCTGCGCAAAGCCGGCGAGGGCTGGCAGCGCATCAACAGCCTAGCCACCTGGCGCGAAGTCGGCCTGTACAGCCAGCGTGAACGCGCCGCGTTGAACTGGGCCGAAAGCATCACCCGCCTGTCAGACAACCACAGCAGCCGCGATGCCGATTTTGAAGAACTCAAAGGCCAGTTCAGCGATCAGGAGATCGTCGAGCTGACATGGGCGATTGCACAGATCAACACGTGGAACCGCATGGCGATCGGCATGCAGGCGCCGGTGGTTGAAAAGGCTATTGATTGA